TGTTGCAAtgatatgaaaattgtttacgAGTATACAATATGTATAGAATTTATGTATTGTGGCTATTGTTAATATGCTAAATATCCATTATTACATACTAgacatttacataaaatatatgtatgtataggaGTAGATATTACGTTAACACTAAGGAGGTACACATAACAGGATCTTTAGATTTTTCGGAATACTCTTAAAGTATTGAAATTTCAGAAACGGATGCATCTCTATCGTTACActtctaattaaaattttaacaattatctATTAAAATGGAAAAGGAATAGTAATATATTTATATCGTAAGTAATAGTTATCCATGGAGTTGGTCGACAAAGAGAATAAAgcatttacaatatatttttttgaaattggatgcatttttgaaaaatttttaaattttcataataattttaagaCTCATATGACACATAATATCTCGTTTATCTGAATATATGATAAActttaaacttttgtttataatatcAAAAGGAAGATCAATTTCTACATCATTCATTCCTCAAATTGACCTTTGGACATACGATTTCGATCATATTCGGTAAACACCTACTCTTTGGAGTAATTTTGACATTGCCATTTTTATTTCTTCTAATTTCGGAAAACTCTTGATTTTATtcgcgatttaaatttttgggaaaaaatttccaaaaaaattaactttgaagCTGATGTCAGATTTGATTGAgaatcatttgaaaaataattatatcCTATTTGGACTACATAAATAAATGCATTCATGATGCAAAAGCAATTTTCAGATGAAGTTTTGGAATTGGATTTTAAAGGGTATGTGTCAAAATCGGTGTATTTTCTGTGTGTTATTTGAAGGAATTGttgatatttaatttctttCGCTACTATATTTAGACGTGTTTTGAAAAGCTATGATATTTAATATATCAAGTAGTAGATAGATCAATTTTgatatatttctatttaaagttattacacaAAATATGCATCACCCTACTACTGTATTTGACAAAGTgctttttaaacagaaaaaaatcatttatctATTATAAATGTTCATGTATTATAGGGGAAAAAAAGGtcaagtttaaaattaatgtactTATGCATACAATTTACATAAGTGGATAATAAAATTGAGAGATGGTCCACTTCATATTGATTAATAAAACTctcatataaaaaacaaaacaaaaaagattatAAAGTGACAATTATGTATAAAAAGATTTGCATGATAATCATTACTTTTTACCACAATTCAGAAAAATGTTTGATAGCAAAGCAAGTTCATTGAACGTTAGGGACATTAAGTTGTAAGGgtagcaaaataaaaaacaagttacATTGTTTTAATGTAACAAAAGCATTAAAACAATGAACTTTGTTAAAATGAAATCGATAAGATATAAGTTAAATTGTAGGGAATACTATTATAGCACGGTTAGACTTGCAGGCATTTATTTAAGCAAAATGTGTTaagtcttatttttttaaatgtgttatgaaataaatacaagttatcatttgttttcattgcaacACTGCATTTGTATATATGATAATGGAATGCAACTCTGTTCTATTGCATTACACTAAATTTGAATTAAGTTTTTTACCAAAATAGTTAAGCTTctctttttagaaattaatttcaaaatgtttacacTAAATAAGTGTAATAGAAGTAAATCCGtgttttcaatttacgtttaatgACTAATTTAGCATATTAATTTTGCATATTACATTCtactacaatattttatatgaaattctaaatttacccggtttttttcttcttgcttGCTATTTATTTCAGCTTATCCTACATTTTTATTACTAATTAGACTCCTGGTAAAGGAGTTTTGCTAACTACCAACAAACACTTAAGTATGTAGTGAGTAGCTGCTGTGTCACAACATTTCCTTAACCCTGACTAACACTtactataaataaattatttaaattttgtctaGTATCTACTTTTATGTAAGTATGCCTTTCAAAACACCTTCTTTGTTTAACATAGATACCAACCTATTCGTATTACTATATAGACACAATGAAGGGAATttatgctaaataaaaaaaagctctAAAGTAGCAGGCAGCAATGCCACAATATTTTTCCATTGCTcacaaaataagttaaaaaccAAATTGTACCTTTAagctgttttatattttaattgtatGTACTCAACAACTTGGTGTAAACTCTTCTTATgtgtgtttttggtttttttttttgtcaaacaaaCTTGAGTTGATTTtatgaaatgataattttattttacaccATTTCCATTGAAACATATGAAAGTGTTGGCCTGTCAAGgaagtgaaatttttttcaaacaatcatGAATGGaatttcgaaattgtttaaCCACTTATATGTCCTTCATAGCAACAAATATGCATAAATTCTATTCTACACCATTTCCTTAAAACACACCTCAAATCTTTATTTGAAATAAGCTTAAGAATTTAGTTTTCtacatttgtaaattaaaatcaaatctgCCACttatttcagatatttttaaataaactaaagcTCCTAAACTAACTAATAAATACTTCAAAATTCCCCATTTTTTGCCACCCTTTTACCATATCTCGGTAACCTCAAACTTTTGCAAAATTCTCTTTCGACTATCGTCGATTGGTCGGATTATTTTCAATGGTTTCATCATTACCGCCTCTATAAAGGACttgtgatattttatttgcgGTATAGCTGGTGAAATTAAACTGTCTAATTCAGACTCTGAATCGGAATCATCTTTGTCCGCTTTTTTTCCATTGAGATTTGAAGCATTCTCAGTTAAATTAGGCGATAAAATGGAAGGAGAATCATCGAAATTTTCCAAAGATTTATTACGCAAATACGATGAATCCATGGAAATGGTGGACAACGAGAATTCATCGACTAAACGCTCAAAAGATTTGGCAATTTTCCTAGACGCCGGTTGATTGCCAGACGTAGGAGTTGCAGCAGTATTTTGGGGCGTTGAGGTTAGGTGGGGTTGTGGAGTTGTATCGTCAAACACATTATGCAACATATGTTTAACCTTTGTTCGAGGCAGTGATTGGAAATGATGTGGACTTGGTGTAGTAGCCACTAGAGTAGTGGGGGAATCATTGTAGACATTATGATTTTCTTTGTTCATTTCTAATTTCAATTCATCGTTTGCCAGTCTATAGCTGTTGTTACGCTTCAAAGGCATATGTTTGTTGGAGAGTGAGGGGGAGTGAGGTGAGGGTGGTGGGGGCATGGTGGTTGTTAGCGTCTTTAAATGCGTTTTTGCATTGTTTGGGGAGTTTAGTATTTTGTCGTTAGTCGTTGCTTGTTTTAGAATCGTTTTTGGGTCATCGTTATATTGAATCGATTTTTCTGTGTTGTGtggagttgttgttgttgttattgttgtaaagGGGGGTTCATTTACAAATACATCGTCGTCGTCGTTGTCGTCGTCACACAGTGGATTCACATCCACTTGGGGCGGAAGTGCATTATTCGCAGctgtttgtttgtgtttgaaattttggtattttaaatCTCTAGGTGGTAAAGGTGGTGGAAAAGTTAAAGGAGTAGATGTTGTTGGGGTTGGGGTGGTTGGAGTTTTAGATGCGGATGTTGTTTCTAatgatttttcattttcaacttTTCTTTCTTGGCTTTCGGTttctttgtttaaaacatttttctcatttcgaaatgaatttaaagaatttatttgaGCTTCATTTATGCTACATGATGATGTTAGTTTATTTAAATCGTTGGTGGTTTTgttaatttgtataatattatTTACATGTTCTAGGTGTAGTGTGATGGAAGAGGGGCGGTCTGGGATTGTTGTGGATGTTATAATACTTAGAGGTTTATAAAGCTTACCTTCGTCATCTTTGGATGAGCCACTTTGTGTAGTGGTTGTTGtggatgatgataatgatgaggATGTCGTTGATGATATGGTGGAGCCAGTACTTGAAGCAGTCGATTTAGTTGATGGTGAATGCATAGACTGTTGATGGAAATGGGGATTAGTGCCattggccaataagtgtttgGTATTGTTGGCACTGGAGGTGCTGTTGCCAGTGTCTTTGTTGTAGACCGCATATTGGGAAGTCATGTAAAAACCGGACATTTCGTTGGCAGTGTTTTGTTGCTGTAGTTGCTGTTGCAGTTGCAGTTCTACCGGTGTAGAGGGCAGTGGTCTTTGGAGATGCGATTTATTTATTATGGGCCGGACATTGGCAATTTTTCGTGGATTTGCATTGCTTTTGTTGAGTAAAAGTAATTTTGCGGCTGGATTAACACTTTCACTTGTCGTATTGCGTACTGTAGTATCGATACTTTCGTTTTCTACTTCCTTATAGTCGTGGTCGTAGTCGATGTTGTCTACGGTGTCTTGTTGCCGTTTAACATACGGACCCGGTGCGAATGTTGTGTGCGCGCCTTTACGTCGTTTCAAACTATCGGAATCATAGATTGGTTTGCCTTGTGCATTCAAACGAACTCTCGCTCCTTTATGGGGTGAAACGTGCGGCGAAGAGGCTGCAGACGATGGTGGTGTGTTTTGCAAATAACTGAGAGCATGTGTTGAAGCAGATGCTGCAATTTCGGAACGCAATTCATTTATTTCAGCATACATGGGTATGGTCGCTGCTGCCGCTCTTGTTGTTGTTGCGGCGTTTGTCATTGTTggcaaattgttttgttttgtttcctcAATAAATTGCGATTCTGCGCCCTGTTTGTTTCTTTGTTCTTGCAATTGTGTCTCTCTGTTAAAACTACCCTTCTCACTTTTACTACTCACCATCTGAGATTCCTTAGCATAAGCTTTTTGTATGTTTCTTGGCAACTCATTCAATGAAACGTACTCTGTAGGTTTTGGCAATCTATTCAACACATTGTTGGAGTAATAAATACCCAGGCCAGTGTTGGCAGAAGCTTTTGGCATGTTGTGAACAGATTGTAAAGCtttcttattattattgctAACATCAGCCGAAATGTAGACATATTCACCTGCCATATCATAAAGCTCATCGTCGTTGATAACAGTAAGCTCTCGAGAAGCTAAAGCTTTTGAAGGCGATTTCCTAATGTTGGGCAAAACAACTTTAAGTTTGTTCATTAGCGACATGTTAACAGAAGCTTTAACATGATTCAAATTATTGTCGACTTCCTGTAAAGAACGTTTTTCATCTTCTTCGATGTCTGTTAAATCTTTGAAACTGTCTTCAGTTAGCGTCTTATTAAGCTCATCTTCTTCGTCGTCATCATCGTCATGGCAGTTGTCTTGCTCCTCAAGGGCTTGATTCTCATCGTCACTAGTAGAGGGCGTTATTATACACATTGAAGGAATACGTTTGGCATTCAAGGCAGTTTTCTGTCTCATGCGTTCTATACGCTCCACACCCTCCAGATCAGAACTTTCCGAatattcaatttcatttgaagtcGAGGGCGGTAAAGGTAAAGCCTGGCGCTTTTTCATTTGTTCGCTATAGTTGAATTCTTCTTCTTGGGATTCGGGTGTATCTATATTTTGCATATCCTCACTCATTCCATCAGAGCAAGTCGTCAGCTTAAGAGAAGCATTGACATTTCTTTTAATGGTACCGGTTCTTTCTAAGGTACTGCCGATAGTACTGCTTGATATACTGCGTTCGAGTGTGGAAGTTGAGGCTGTACTGTGTCTAAGGGAACTAATACGTTCGGGAACTTCGGGACCACAACTGGCCAAGCTGTTGTTGAGGCTGGACTGTTCTGCACCACTATTGTGAGCCATTAAGGTGGTGCAAACTGTGCCAGCTGAACTGGTGGTGGTTGAGGTAGAACCTCTACCAAATAATTCATATTCATTTTCGGCCATTAAGGTTTGTTGCGAATTATTGTTATAGGATAATTGTGATTGGCCAAATGAAGCGTTAAAGGGCTGACCTCCAATCTGGAAATTGCTCATATTAAATTCCTCTTCTTTCAATGTTCTCAGACCACTGTCCATGTGGAAGGAGGTGTAATAGCCCTCGGTATCGCAGGAATATGCCGAGCTGGTTTCATCGTCCAAATGATTGGGATAGGTGCCTTCCATGTTGTTGGCATTTATTTGCAAATCCGGAGTAGCAGTTCCCTCACTTGTTACACTTGAAGAAGCGGATGTATTGAAGAATCTTCTGCGACTTAACATGGAGGAAGGTGGCGCCGAACCATTATGAAAACTCGACACATTTAAAGAAGTATTCGAAGCACTCGATTTGGGCTGTAATGTTATCTCACTACCTATGGAGGCGCGACCGGACTCAGAGCTGGCACTCCAATTGCCACTGCTCGAATGGGGTTGGTCATCTTTGCTGCCCAAACCATTAATGCGCCTCTGGCGATTCAAAGAAGAAGTATCTCTCAGCTTTACATTCGCACATACCGAATTCAAGTGAAGTTTTCCTCTCAAGTGGCCCGAACTGCTAACACTCATCGATTTCTCGGACGACGAATACGAAGGTTTTCGTTCATGCGAAAACCGACTTTCGTTCGTGCGTTGTGTTATCATATCATGTACCCGACAATCCTCATCGACATCTGTACCCGATTTCTCACCTATCTTGGCTGTGGACGAGGTCTTATTCGACAATCCACTAGCCGAACCGGAAGCTGAACATACTTCTGCTTTCTCCGTTGAAGAATTATGAGAACTTGTACCCGAAGTATTTAAATCGTTACTGCAACCACTGCTATCAATGGTGGATAGTGTGGAAGTATGTTGCTGCGTTAACTCTCCATTATTTCTTTGCATGAACTTGAAACGATTGCGGCCCCATTGTTTGAGTGAGTTGAGACGGGTCAGCGTATTCTTTCCCTTATCATATGGCAAGGCAACagattctttttttaatatatcgcTCGACTTGCTGCGACCAAATTTCTTAGATGTTGTTCCCAAGCGACTGCGTTCATCCCCATTTCCATCTTCAGCCGAAGCTAAAGCATTTTTAAGCTCGCCACTAGTAGCCGTCGAATCGCTAAAGTTAGTTAATAAGtttttgtggatttttttcgatttcgattttatgtgttttttaattGAGCATTAAATCAATTTCAAGGTTTGTTTAGGGATAttatcgaaaattaaaaaatttacaaatcatAAGATTTAGgttaaattttgatacaatGGGATTGAATTTTTTTGGGTGGGGGGCAAGGAATGGgagagaaatgaaaaaaaagaagaaaaacaaaatgttttaaggttagtttttaagttaaataaaatgaacatgataaaataatatacatatataaaaaaattatgagtaATGAGAGAAgagattataataaataattcagaaatagcaaaataaagaaatgtgtaaataaattgtgtaaaagtaTGTTGTAATGAGTGaaagtttaaaaactttatGTGGGAAATAGTAGTAAAGAAAGAGTAGTATAAAGGCTAATTAGCATTTAATGACAGTTAAAAAGGTatctaaaacttaaaaatttacaacatGATTGAAATTATagtatacaaagaaaatagtttgACTTCTTCGACCTCTGTTAAATTAGTAAGAGTTTTCTATTAGCGTCTTATTAATCTCGACTTTTACGCCATAGTCCTGACTGTTGTTAAATTTAATccaaattcaatttgttttgatttttattcattaaaaaatgaAGTGAACAAATTATCAAAGGCCTATTTGTCATTGATTTACGACTACAATCgttttgatttaaaaacatttttataatttaatcatgaattaattctataatgACTGATTTCAATACGTTTGaagtagggatgccaaacgggactgggttttacaaatcccgggattcgggattttagaaatgtaactcccgggatcccgggatttttcgggatcccgggatttttcgggatcccgggatttttcgggatttcgggatttttcgggacttcgggattttagttaaacgtcaaaaacatcaaattcaacaataaaaactattatttcattaatatatttaagtaaaaacataacaaatcaaaaactaatgcgttaaattaaaataaaatggtccatgatttcccctagctccatacaattgtcccccggagtactgtttgagcagtcataaatatcttgattatgcggcaatccttataaaattttgcacaaaataagttgtaagtactctgaaattatactgtaaagtactgcggaaatcgggctacatttgcccctagtcccctttagaaaataacttgaacataaatttcgtaaaagtgtaaattgtgtaaaagcctgttaatgcaagggagacgtgctgctctccgattcaaatgaaaaaatctggctgcgtttggatttgaagcgagattattataaatatgctgaaatttagctttctaagtattttgggtgcttcaaaaatcttcctaaaatatcaaaaatctcataatatttcgggatttgttaatcccgaaaaatcccgggattctttttcacaaatcccgggattcgggaaatcccgatcccgaaaaatcccgggattttcggtatcgggatttcgggattggcatccctagtttGAAGTACAAAGAAATAATCCTATGAATAATTTCGTAATGAACTCTTTAATGAAATGGTGTTAAGAGATAAAATCATGTTgtaaattgaattaataaatGGTTCTTTCAAACTTTTGATATTAATACAATACAAAActgcaaaatattgtattttctgtaaaaagtacctttttaaatcatcactaaaatttaaaattttgtaaagagtAACATGTAACTATAAATAAGAGTGTTAATAATAGCAAAGAGATAAAACAGTTAATTAGGATAGAATTAGTCATAGATAAGTAAGTAAAATGTATGACAGGAGAAAATGAAAAgcagtaagaaaaaaaatatgaaatcaatttgaataaaaaatataaataaactcaGATAATGAGAAACTAAAAGTGTAAGTATAAATGTGTTTAAGAATAAATAGATTTCAGTATTACatttatttaactaattaaaaattataactttttattttacttaaaaaacaaattcaaattttttttgaagcaGCCTACAaattattgtgatttttttctctaaatattttcggtggattaaattaaaatgagtTGTTAACTCCTCtcaaatcattaaaatatttagtgtataaATATTAATGATGTTTAACAGACATATGGGAACATTTCTAAACACCACAAGTCCAAATGTTTTAGTATAGTTGTTTAGATTGTTATTGTAAAAACTGGAGCATTTTCAAGTGATTTCCCttgtttatatttcaaataaattccaTATTACAATTAGACGCATCAATTTCCCCTTGTTTTATGTGATAATGCTTTTCaaatcacagattatcatttaaaataatttgagtTTGCCCGTCTGTAGACATAAAACTATGAGaagttttagtattttttgatgatcatgttgtttgttttgttattgttaaataaattaattaaaacctcAAATActtgtacaaaaataaaaaaaacaattatttgattattttgttgaagattacaaaacatatttttttatttaaaatccaaataaattttccatattAATGATTGGAAAAACATTCACTCTTAATAACAAGAGGAGGATGATTGGTTTGCTTGCATATGTTTACATTTCTCATTAATttcaagagagagagagagagatgtAATTTTAATGGTTTCTAATCTCTCACTTgtaagtgtttttttgttttgataatatttgcttgggaattttattttttttttaagaaaatataatttaagtaattattgttttaatagtttttaaattgagGATAATTATAAACAATACTACAAACTCCAACTGTTTCTTAACCAGCTAAATTgttgataataaaatttatattataatgaaAACTTTGTGTTAAACTCCCAATTCGCCCATAACCACAAGAACTTGTTCTATTGAACaagttaattatttaaattctttaaaacatataattttattaatttaaaacatgtcttaaataaaattattataaacaagtCACTACTGATCGTTGCCAACAAAAAATAACTACAAAActtttgcaacatgttgccataAAAATGCTACCGGCGAccagatacaaaaaaaaaaactataaaaattatgttttgcttttatataaaacaaaaaaacagacgCAATATGCATGTTGCATAAGtttaaatggcaaaaaaataaacataaattcatTGTTCATGAAATTACTGCAGTCACTCTTTCTCTTTTAcccaaaaaaatacatatgaaaTAACCCAGCAATACTTCAAACAAGAAATATTTACTAaacattctaaatttttttagttcaataaattttagcaattaaatatattgctatcatgataaaaactatttaagatTACCaagtaaatgtaatttttaatgcatacattgttacgaattttgaaatatgaTGTTGGGTTCATTAACCAGACAATATTGCCAAAATTTGCAACCATGAAAAGGTACTAAAAGAAACTACAGCCTTTCTTT
The nucleotide sequence above comes from Calliphora vicina chromosome 1, idCalVici1.1, whole genome shotgun sequence. Encoded proteins:
- the gukh gene encoding serine-rich adhesin for platelets → MPFVQRVVQPVNLAQVCVSATGGNRTTKFLCIPGKCKNNNCINNKQLPPSASNPQLREESLNGGEQKHKQAQEDILLSSRTLNNNNNSSNVKDNSGLKSPSSTSTSSSSTTTITTAIIHNSNGLDLSSTDNTDHSVTIVPHSNGFASSFSYNTDHEDDGVITPVSPAPAMPMKKLKQHVEFLSTVPSPTRSHTSRPSTASGTAAIRSSSHQRLRSPQTPQTPTSAKIVAGYEFDSISNITLSNALRQLASLVLIASDIFDDLQRELQTVGDRARVVQKKIVAVERRVSAYDPKTVTVPESDLLTFAQRKQHYDCDKSYIKELFTADTRPRSVRALYEDAGKVTPPPTTSTSTAQSSAAGSPIQFASGHVLGDGSSSNDGMLDMTNAGGINHHHHLAAGSDDLLLCSSAFGVNTNRQMCKRIDAEIEIRLPAAIEDLRKWTSSEALGDVTVTPDCMHHVDTSISTSVCIGDNGILTPALSPSVLSADAVDALYSINVSNTIDNSQIPNDINKDVPLNHRLPSPEEQCKIIALRYPAEVISVDTSGKRFQRMCMARKSTTGVFTHMPDTNNLNEDVQTVSRRSRSRKARGKRRNTIAGIDQKEIQDAANGDSTATSGELKNALASAEDGNGDERSRLGTTSKKFGRSKSSDILKKESVALPYDKGKNTLTRLNSLKQWGRNRFKFMQRNNGELTQQHTSTLSTIDSSGCSNDLNTSGTSSHNSSTEKAEVCSASGSASGLSNKTSSTAKIGEKSGTDVDEDCRVHDMITQRTNESRFSHERKPSYSSSEKSMSVSSSGHLRGKLHLNSVCANVKLRDTSSLNRQRRINGLGSKDDQPHSSSGNWSASSESGRASIGSEITLQPKSSASNTSLNVSSFHNGSAPPSSMLSRRRFFNTSASSSVTSEGTATPDLQINANNMEGTYPNHLDDETSSAYSCDTEGYYTSFHMDSGLRTLKEEEFNMSNFQIGGQPFNASFGQSQLSYNNNSQQTLMAENEYELFGRGSTSTTTSSAGTVCTTLMAHNSGAEQSSLNNSLASCGPEVPERISSLRHSTASTSTLERSISSSTIGSTLERTGTIKRNVNASLKLTTCSDGMSEDMQNIDTPESQEEEFNYSEQMKKRQALPLPPSTSNEIEYSESSDLEGVERIERMRQKTALNAKRIPSMCIITPSTSDDENQALEEQDNCHDDDDDEEDELNKTLTEDSFKDLTDIEEDEKRSLQEVDNNLNHVKASVNMSLMNKLKVVLPNIRKSPSKALASRELTVINDDELYDMAGEYVYISADVSNNNKKALQSVHNMPKASANTGLGIYYSNNVLNRLPKPTEYVSLNELPRNIQKAYAKESQMVSSKSEKGSFNRETQLQEQRNKQGAESQFIEETKQNNLPTMTNAATTTRAAAATIPMYAEINELRSEIAASASTHALSYLQNTPPSSAASSPHVSPHKGARVRLNAQGKPIYDSDSLKRRKGAHTTFAPGPYVKRQQDTVDNIDYDHDYKEVENESIDTTVRNTTSESVNPAAKLLLLNKSNANPRKIANVRPIINKSHLQRPLPSTPVELQLQQQLQQQNTANEMSGFYMTSQYAVYNKDTGNSTSSANNTKHLLANGTNPHFHQQSMHSPSTKSTASSTGSTISSTTSSSLSSSTTTTTQSGSSKDDEGYQHLYKTNDEVDSYYETLSQKPLDNTGFPRNTPVYWTLQNRRPVKPQPQSVTSRDDLYATPIKRSERLARAQQQQQQLQEQQHQQHVIINKATSSSSLNTTSSLSPVVQRNRTAFLCSTPLSRAGANSDSQLPADNIPAKQRLRNWDDNSPDRLNTCADRIGQSKTSLMDFKRLLLAKSVKTSTVPKKISAVELLKKTNNGLQSPTKTAASNPQSSSSNSNTNGSSSATQLNSSMKLLDLSGSPKTFANRRMLRQGQFGSPSKTFVPKMKSSPANNWRSNSVQRTDIMSTTIPEANSEEDHSGNSSLNTSTNSSTPSSQDKNASHESLVDTDSLNLKRNIFLQTEENNFMRGELRSSFTRSKADSNKYVTGPMSPLRNSPQVSPMLATVSASISTTTTAPVAAATAAATAASISNMPALETAL